A genomic stretch from Candidatus Fusobacterium pullicola includes:
- a CDS encoding aldose 1-epimerase family protein, protein MEIRLNNGLLEVRLESFGAELVGLKDLKNGREYMWQKDPRFWAKCSPILFPFVGALKENRYFYEGKEYQVKTRHGFARDYEFKVNHQDEKSVEFLFESNDETLKIYPFNFKLYLKYILEGKKLKMEYRVENLGDKKMYFSLGAHPAFALPVGNGIDYSDYYIEFEKEESGEIKIVNNALIDSQKTEKAFDGKKIVLTKERFKNDALIIENPNSSKVNIKNDKTNYNVSFTYKGFTYMAFWNMVGAEYVCLEPWCGISDYDNCSGNIEEKKGIEVIGVGEKFIRNIDIEIL, encoded by the coding sequence ATGGAGATAAGATTAAATAATGGTTTATTAGAAGTTAGATTAGAAAGTTTTGGTGCAGAATTAGTAGGGCTTAAAGATTTAAAAAATGGTAGAGAGTATATGTGGCAAAAGGATCCAAGATTCTGGGCTAAATGTTCTCCTATACTATTTCCTTTTGTTGGAGCTTTGAAAGAAAACAGATATTTTTATGAAGGAAAAGAGTATCAAGTAAAAACAAGACATGGATTTGCAAGAGATTATGAGTTTAAAGTAAATCATCAAGATGAAAAAAGTGTTGAGTTTCTATTTGAAAGTAATGATGAAACACTAAAAATTTATCCTTTTAATTTTAAACTTTATTTAAAATATATCCTAGAGGGAAAAAAGCTTAAGATGGAGTATAGAGTTGAAAATTTAGGAGATAAAAAGATGTATTTCTCTTTAGGAGCACACCCAGCATTTGCACTACCAGTAGGTAATGGGATAGACTATTCTGATTACTATATAGAGTTTGAAAAAGAGGAGAGTGGAGAGATAAAAATAGTAAATAATGCACTAATTGACTCTCAAAAAACAGAAAAAGCTTTTGATGGTAAAAAAATAGTTTTAACAAAAGAGAGATTCAAAAATGATGCTTTGATAATAGAGAATCCTAACTCTTCAAAAGTAAATATTAAAAATGATAAAACTAACTACAATGTAAGTTTTACATATAAAGGATTTACGTATATGGCTTTCTGGAATATGGTAGGAGCTGAGTATGTTTGTTTAGAGCCTTGGTGTGGAATATCTGATTATGATAATTGTAGTGGTAATATAGAAGAAAAAAAAGGTATTGAAGTAATTGGTGTTGGAGAAAAATTTATAAGAAATATAGATATAGAAATTCTATAA
- the rnr gene encoding ribonuclease R, translating to MKIEKELEKLKEIFKNTKGKGLKLDEITKLLGWSPKFKKENRDIIEKWVSDGELIKNNRGKYNLPETQGYIKGVFSIIKDRFAFVDTEDEGIFIPKSGFNGALDGDTVFVRLTAGMKGDRKKEGEVVRVISRDKDIVIGIFQKNKNFGFVTPTHSFGRDIYIPAIRMKNAENNQLVVVRITFWGDNERKPEGEIVEILGNPYDTKNMIEALIIREGMSESFPPEAMAEARSIPVEIGKKELEGRRDLRHLPIITIDGDDAKDLDDAVYVEKLKNGNYKLIVSIADVSHYIPEGSALDREAYKRGNSVYLVDRVLPMFPKEISNGICSLNPNEDKLTFTCEMEIDQRGKVVDSDTYKSVIKTVYRMTYNNVNKMIAGDEEALKTYAPIKDMVMDMLELSKIIREVKYKRGSIDFDIPEIKLVLDEKGKVEYIKSRDRGESERIIEDFMIAANETVAEKLFWLEIPSVYRTHEKPDMERIKNLNETLAKFKYRIHSLEEIHPKQFQKIIEDSKERGINLLVHKMILMALKQAKYTVENYGHFGLASGYYTHFTSPIRRYADLTVHRILNSVLHGYPNKKTIMRNMEELPVTCAHISKTERAAMKIEDESVKIKLVEYMMDKVGEEYEATIVGFSNKRVFFETEDHVECFWDVVSAKHYYEFDDREYVMRDTDTGKFYSIGDRYKVTLVRASLAELEIEVVPNFVMDEGLILK from the coding sequence ATGAAGATAGAAAAAGAGTTAGAAAAATTAAAAGAAATATTTAAAAATACAAAGGGAAAGGGTTTAAAATTAGATGAGATAACTAAGTTATTGGGGTGGTCTCCAAAGTTTAAAAAGGAGAATAGAGATATAATAGAGAAATGGGTAAGTGATGGTGAACTTATCAAAAATAATAGAGGTAAATACAATCTTCCAGAAACTCAAGGATATATTAAAGGGGTATTTAGTATAATTAAAGATAGATTTGCCTTTGTTGATACTGAAGATGAGGGAATTTTCATTCCTAAAAGTGGTTTTAATGGAGCTCTTGATGGAGATACAGTTTTTGTAAGACTGACAGCTGGAATGAAGGGAGATAGAAAAAAAGAGGGAGAAGTAGTAAGAGTAATAAGTAGAGATAAGGATATAGTTATTGGAATATTCCAAAAAAATAAAAATTTTGGATTTGTAACTCCTACTCACTCTTTTGGAAGAGATATCTATATTCCAGCTATTAGAATGAAAAATGCTGAAAATAATCAACTAGTAGTAGTAAGAATAACTTTCTGGGGAGATAATGAGAGAAAACCAGAGGGAGAGATAGTAGAGATACTAGGAAATCCATATGATACTAAAAATATGATAGAAGCATTGATTATTAGAGAGGGAATGTCTGAAAGCTTTCCACCAGAAGCGATGGCAGAAGCTAGAAGTATACCTGTAGAGATAGGTAAGAAGGAGTTAGAAGGAAGAAGAGATTTAAGACACCTACCAATTATAACAATAGATGGTGATGATGCTAAAGACTTAGATGATGCTGTCTATGTAGAAAAATTAAAAAATGGAAACTATAAACTAATCGTAAGTATAGCTGATGTTTCTCACTATATTCCAGAAGGATCTGCATTGGATAGAGAAGCATATAAAAGAGGGAACTCGGTATATTTAGTAGATAGAGTGTTACCAATGTTTCCAAAGGAGATATCAAACGGAATATGCTCTTTAAATCCTAATGAGGATAAACTGACTTTTACTTGTGAGATGGAGATAGACCAAAGGGGAAAAGTTGTAGACTCTGATACATATAAATCAGTGATAAAAACTGTCTATAGAATGACATATAACAATGTTAATAAGATGATAGCTGGAGATGAAGAGGCTTTAAAAACTTATGCTCCTATAAAAGATATGGTTATGGATATGTTAGAACTTTCTAAAATAATTAGAGAGGTAAAATATAAAAGAGGAAGTATAGATTTTGATATTCCAGAAATAAAACTTGTGTTGGACGAAAAGGGAAAAGTTGAGTATATAAAAAGTAGAGATAGAGGAGAATCAGAAAGAATCATAGAGGATTTTATGATAGCAGCCAATGAAACGGTGGCAGAAAAGCTATTTTGGTTAGAGATTCCATCTGTATATAGAACTCACGAAAAACCAGATATGGAAAGAATAAAAAATCTAAATGAAACTTTAGCTAAGTTTAAGTACAGAATACACTCTTTAGAGGAGATACATCCAAAACAATTCCAAAAAATAATAGAGGATTCTAAAGAGAGAGGAATTAATCTATTAGTACATAAGATGATATTAATGGCATTAAAACAAGCTAAATACACAGTTGAAAACTATGGACACTTTGGACTGGCTTCTGGGTACTACACTCATTTTACATCTCCAATAAGAAGATATGCAGATTTGACTGTTCATAGAATATTAAACTCTGTATTACATGGTTATCCAAATAAGAAAACTATAATGAGAAATATGGAAGAATTACCAGTAACATGTGCACACATATCTAAAACAGAGAGAGCAGCAATGAAAATCGAAGATGAAAGTGTTAAAATAAAATTAGTTGAATATATGATGGATAAGGTTGGAGAAGAGTACGAAGCTACAATAGTAGGATTTAGTAATAAGAGAGTATTCTTTGAAACTGAAGATCATGTAGAGTGTTTCTGGGATGTTGTTTCAGCTAAACACTATTATGAGTTTGATGATAGAGAGTATGTGATGAGAGATACTGATACTGGTAAATTCTATAGTATAGGTGATAGATATAAGGTAACTTTAGTAAGAGCAAGCTTAGCTGAATTAGAGATTGAAGTAGTACCAAACTTTGTAATGGATGAAGGGCTTATATTAAAATAA
- the yqeK gene encoding bis(5'-nucleosyl)-tetraphosphatase (symmetrical) YqeK gives MLDRLRELVKSRVTQKRYIHTLGVEEKAVELANKYGVDEEKARVAAILHDIAKSVDVDSLEEVCRKYFSDELSEEDIKITEILHGFVGYMIARDELKIEDEEILEAIKYHTIGKKGLSKLGRVIYIADGIEKNRDYPNVDKIREITDRDLDEGIIYEIDRKIEYLDSCGGKIHKNTLEMRDWLKSLRG, from the coding sequence ATGTTAGATAGATTAAGGGAACTTGTAAAATCAAGAGTTACTCAGAAAAGATATATACATACCTTAGGAGTAGAGGAGAAGGCTGTAGAATTAGCTAATAAATATGGTGTTGATGAAGAGAAAGCTAGAGTGGCAGCAATACTACATGATATTGCTAAAAGTGTAGATGTAGATAGCTTAGAAGAGGTATGTAGAAAATATTTTTCAGATGAGTTATCTGAAGAGGATATAAAGATAACAGAGATACTACATGGTTTTGTAGGATATATGATAGCTAGAGATGAGTTAAAAATAGAGGATGAAGAGATATTAGAAGCTATAAAATATCATACTATAGGAAAAAAAGGACTATCAAAGCTAGGTAGAGTGATATATATAGCTGATGGGATAGAAAAAAATAGAGATTATCCAAATGTGGATAAGATAAGAGAGATAACAGATAGAGATTTAGATGAAGGAATCATCTATGAGATAGATAGAAAGATAGAGTATTTAGATAGTTGTGGAGGAAAAATACACAAAAATACTTTAGAGATGAGAGATTGGCTAAAGAGCCTAAGGGGGTAA
- the dnaJ gene encoding molecular chaperone DnaJ, whose translation MADKRDYYEVLGISKGASEDEIKKAYRKAAMKYHPDKFSNASEKEKKEAEEKFKEVNEAYQVLSDAQKKAQYDQFGHAAFEQGAGGFGGGFGGFGGAGGFEDIFSSFFGGGGSGFGGFGGGFGGSSRRSYVEPGRDLRYQVEITLEEVATGVEKTLKYKRNGKCKSCDGTGAESGSAMKTCPKCNGRGYVEVTQRTILGNMVSQMECDECHGKGKVPEKKCKSCGGTGIAKETVEKKVRIPAGIENGQKLRLDGMGEASESGGPNGDLYVIVKVKDHAIFERDEMDIMCEIPIKFTTAALGGEVEVPTLKGKKIIKIPAGTQTGKSFRMRGEGLPALRGSMVGDEIVKVVVETPIDLNEKQRELLRAFEDSLKDKNYTKHKTWLDKVKAFFK comes from the coding sequence ATGGCAGATAAAAGAGATTACTATGAAGTCCTAGGAATATCTAAAGGAGCTTCAGAAGATGAAATAAAAAAAGCATATAGAAAAGCAGCCATGAAATACCACCCTGATAAGTTCAGTAATGCAAGTGAAAAAGAGAAAAAAGAAGCTGAAGAAAAATTTAAAGAGGTAAATGAAGCTTATCAAGTTTTATCAGATGCACAAAAGAAAGCTCAATATGATCAGTTTGGACATGCAGCATTTGAGCAAGGAGCTGGAGGATTCGGTGGTGGATTTGGTGGCTTTGGTGGAGCTGGAGGATTTGAAGATATATTCAGTTCATTCTTCGGTGGAGGAGGTTCTGGATTTGGAGGATTCGGTGGTGGATTTGGAGGTTCATCAAGAAGAAGTTATGTAGAGCCAGGAAGAGACTTAAGATACCAAGTTGAGATAACACTTGAAGAGGTAGCAACAGGAGTAGAAAAAACTCTGAAATATAAGAGAAATGGAAAGTGTAAAAGTTGTGATGGAACAGGTGCAGAATCTGGAAGTGCAATGAAAACTTGTCCAAAATGTAATGGAAGAGGTTATGTAGAGGTAACTCAAAGAACAATCTTAGGTAATATGGTAAGTCAAATGGAATGTGATGAGTGCCATGGAAAAGGAAAAGTACCTGAGAAAAAATGTAAATCTTGTGGTGGAACTGGAATAGCAAAAGAGACAGTTGAAAAGAAAGTAAGAATACCAGCGGGAATAGAGAATGGACAAAAATTAAGACTTGATGGTATGGGAGAAGCTAGTGAATCTGGTGGACCAAATGGAGATTTATATGTGATAGTAAAAGTTAAAGACCATGCAATCTTTGAAAGAGATGAAATGGATATTATGTGTGAAATCCCTATTAAATTTACAACAGCTGCTCTAGGTGGAGAGGTAGAAGTACCTACTTTAAAAGGTAAGAAAATAATAAAAATACCAGCAGGAACTCAAACAGGTAAGAGCTTTAGAATGAGAGGAGAGGGATTACCAGCATTGAGAGGATCTATGGTAGGAGATGAAATTGTAAAAGTTGTTGTAGAAACTCCAATAGATTTAAATGAAAAACAAAGAGAATTACTAAGAGCCTTTGAAGATAGCTTAAAAGATAAAAACTATACGAAGCATAAAACATGGTTAGATAAAGTAAAAGCATTTTTTAAATAG
- a CDS encoding GerMN domain-containing protein has translation MNKKVLVVVGIIWGLVVVTGIAYFQMKKSSEQINIVELDKKENMVVEEGKVEKITLYTLSDKGDRLIKKEDEIPQYIKPKDKIRKITQLSIENLWKNKVLKTSQVEIGNIFITGDMVYIDVDANMLELKSENRKNLLAIYSIVNSVTEIGNIQKIKFLIDGREEEEGSFSKVYTRNTNI, from the coding sequence TTGAATAAAAAAGTATTGGTAGTAGTTGGAATAATATGGGGATTGGTAGTAGTAACTGGAATAGCATATTTTCAAATGAAAAAATCTTCTGAACAAATAAATATAGTTGAACTGGATAAAAAAGAGAATATGGTAGTTGAAGAGGGAAAAGTAGAGAAGATAACTCTTTATACACTTTCTGATAAGGGAGATAGGTTGATAAAAAAAGAGGACGAGATTCCACAATATATAAAACCAAAGGATAAAATAAGAAAAATTACACAGCTTAGCATAGAAAATTTATGGAAAAATAAAGTGTTGAAAACTTCTCAAGTGGAGATAGGAAATATCTTTATAACTGGAGATATGGTATATATAGATGTAGATGCTAATATGTTAGAATTAAAATCTGAAAATAGAAAAAATTTATTGGCAATATACTCAATAGTAAATAGTGTTACAGAGATAGGAAATATACAAAAAATTAAATTTTTAATAGATGGAAGAGAGGAAGAAGAGGGAAGTTTCTCAAAAGTCTATACTAGAAATACAAATATTTAA
- a CDS encoding N-acetylmuramoyl-L-alanine amidase, which produces MERLMKKFFILFLIITSFCFGGTISSVSKSGSKLTFNFTGSNKSAYQINYDSYNRLIFVEFPGSNLSTKINDKNYSSKYVEEFSTIDYGGSVGFFIKLNKNISYSTSFSGNDFVFTFNDKSAKKQYTIAIDAGHGGKDPGAIGFNKYYEKNIALAVAKYLRDDLKKDFNIVMTRDSDVFVTLGERPRIANRAKADMFISIHVNSAVKNTLSGMEVFYFSKKSSPYAERIAAFENSVGDKYGEKTSNIVQIMGELAYKKNQEISIGFAKKTSAALAKGLGMKDRGIHGANFAVLRGFNGPGVLVELGFINNKDDINKLINTNSQKKMAQEIAKMVRENFY; this is translated from the coding sequence ATGGAGAGATTGATGAAAAAATTTTTTATATTATTTCTGATTATAACAAGTTTCTGTTTTGGAGGAACAATAAGCTCTGTAAGTAAAAGTGGAAGTAAGCTTACTTTTAATTTTACTGGGAGTAATAAATCAGCTTACCAAATAAACTATGATTCATACAATAGATTGATATTTGTGGAATTTCCAGGAAGTAACCTATCAACAAAAATTAATGATAAAAATTACTCATCAAAGTATGTTGAAGAATTTTCTACTATTGATTATGGGGGCTCAGTAGGTTTCTTCATAAAACTTAATAAAAATATATCCTATTCAACATCTTTTAGCGGTAATGATTTTGTTTTTACATTTAATGATAAGAGTGCTAAAAAACAATATACAATAGCTATTGATGCTGGACATGGAGGAAAAGACCCTGGAGCTATTGGATTCAATAAGTACTATGAAAAGAATATTGCCCTAGCTGTAGCAAAATATTTAAGAGATGATTTGAAAAAGGATTTTAATATAGTAATGACTAGGGACAGTGATGTGTTCGTAACACTTGGAGAGAGACCAAGGATAGCTAATAGGGCTAAAGCTGATATGTTTATAAGTATACATGTGAACTCGGCAGTAAAAAATACTTTATCAGGTATGGAGGTATTCTATTTCTCTAAAAAATCATCTCCTTATGCTGAAAGAATAGCTGCATTTGAAAACAGTGTTGGGGATAAATATGGAGAGAAAACTAGTAATATAGTGCAGATAATGGGAGAATTAGCTTACAAGAAAAATCAAGAAATATCTATAGGATTTGCTAAAAAAACATCTGCTGCTTTAGCTAAAGGATTGGGAATGAAGGATAGAGGAATTCATGGGGCAAACTTTGCTGTTCTAAGAGGTTTTAACGGACCTGGAGTGCTTGTGGAGTTGGGATTTATTAACAATAAAGATGATATTAATAAATTGATTAATACAAACTCTCAAAAAAAGATGGCCCAAGAGATAGCTAAGATGGTAAGAGAGAATTTCTATTAA
- the dnaK gene encoding molecular chaperone DnaK, whose translation MSKIIGIDLGTTNSCVAIMEGGNVTVIPNSEGARTTPSVVNIKENGEIIVGEIAKRQAITNPNSTVSSIKTHMGSDYKVEIFGKKYTPQEISAMILKKLKKDAEAYLGEEIKEAVITVPAYFTDSQRQATKDAGAIAGLDVKRIINEPTAAALAYGLEKKKEEKVLVFDLGGGTFDVSVLEIADGVIEVIATAGNNHLGGDDFDAAIINWLTSEFKKETGIDLSNDKMAYQRLKDAAEKAKKELSSMMETSISLPFITMDATGPKHLEMKLTRAKFNDLTRHLVEATQGPTKTALADAKLNPSEIDEVLLVGGSTRIPAVQEWVESFFGKKPNKGINPDEVVAAGAAIQGGVLMGDVKDVLLLDVTPLSLGIETLGGVFTKMIEKNTTIPVKKSQVFSTAVDNQPAVTINVLQGERAKASDNHKLGEFNLEGIPAAPRGVPQIEVTFDIDANGIVHVSAKDLGTGKQNTVTISGSTNLSKEDIERMTKEAEANEAEDRKFKELVETRNKADMLISSTEKSLKEYGDKASEQEKKDIEAAIEELKKVKDGEDKEAIDKAMEHLSQVAHKFAEEIYKEAQAKAQAGQQAGAQENKKADDDVAEAEVVD comes from the coding sequence ATGAGTAAAATAATTGGTATTGACTTAGGAACAACAAACTCTTGTGTAGCAATAATGGAAGGAGGTAACGTAACAGTTATCCCTAACTCTGAAGGAGCAAGAACTACTCCATCAGTAGTAAACATAAAAGAAAATGGAGAGATCATAGTAGGGGAGATAGCAAAAAGACAAGCTATAACAAATCCAAACTCAACAGTAAGTTCAATCAAAACTCACATGGGTTCTGACTATAAAGTGGAAATATTTGGAAAAAAATACACTCCACAAGAAATTTCTGCTATGATACTTAAAAAACTTAAAAAAGATGCTGAAGCTTACTTAGGAGAAGAAATCAAAGAAGCAGTAATCACTGTACCAGCTTACTTTACAGATTCTCAAAGACAAGCAACTAAAGACGCTGGAGCAATAGCTGGATTAGATGTAAAAAGAATCATTAACGAACCAACTGCAGCAGCACTAGCTTATGGACTTGAAAAGAAAAAAGAGGAAAAAGTTCTAGTATTTGACCTTGGAGGAGGAACTTTTGACGTATCTGTACTTGAAATAGCTGATGGAGTAATCGAAGTTATAGCAACTGCAGGAAACAACCACTTAGGAGGAGACGACTTTGACGCGGCTATCATCAACTGGTTAACTTCAGAATTCAAGAAAGAAACAGGAATAGATTTATCAAATGATAAAATGGCATACCAAAGATTAAAAGATGCAGCTGAAAAAGCTAAAAAAGAGTTATCATCAATGATGGAAACTTCAATATCTTTACCATTCATCACTATGGATGCTACAGGACCTAAACACTTAGAGATGAAATTAACAAGAGCTAAGTTTAATGATTTAACAAGACACTTAGTAGAAGCAACTCAAGGACCTACAAAAACAGCTTTAGCAGATGCTAAATTAAATCCATCTGAAATAGATGAAGTATTATTAGTAGGAGGATCTACAAGAATACCAGCTGTTCAAGAGTGGGTAGAATCATTCTTCGGTAAAAAACCAAATAAAGGAATCAACCCAGATGAAGTAGTTGCAGCAGGAGCGGCTATTCAAGGTGGAGTATTAATGGGAGACGTTAAAGACGTATTATTACTAGATGTAACTCCATTATCATTAGGAATTGAAACTCTTGGAGGAGTATTCACTAAGATGATAGAGAAAAATACAACTATCCCAGTTAAGAAATCTCAAGTGTTCTCAACAGCAGTAGATAACCAACCAGCTGTTACAATCAATGTATTACAAGGAGAAAGAGCGAAAGCTTCTGACAACCATAAATTAGGAGAATTCAACTTAGAAGGAATTCCAGCAGCTCCTAGAGGAGTACCTCAAATCGAAGTAACATTTGATATCGACGCAAACGGAATCGTACACGTATCAGCAAAAGATTTAGGAACTGGAAAACAAAATACAGTAACTATTTCTGGATCAACTAACCTATCTAAAGAAGATATCGAAAGAATGACTAAAGAAGCTGAAGCTAATGAAGCTGAAGATAGAAAATTCAAAGAATTAGTTGAAACAAGAAATAAAGCAGATATGTTAATCTCTTCTACTGAAAAATCATTAAAAGAGTATGGAGATAAAGCTTCTGAGCAAGAGAAAAAAGATATCGAAGCGGCTATAGAAGAGCTTAAAAAAGTAAAAGATGGAGAAGATAAGGAAGCTATAGACAAAGCTATGGAACACCTATCTCAAGTAGCTCACAAATTTGCTGAAGAGATCTATAAAGAAGCTCAAGCTAAGGCACAAGCTGGACAACAAGCAGGAGCTCAAGAAAATAAAAAAGCAGATGACGATGTAGCTGAAGCTGAAGTAGTAGACTAA
- the hrcA gene encoding heat-inducible transcriptional repressor HrcA, with amino-acid sequence MSITEREKLVLNAIVNYYLNFGDTIGSRTLVKKYGIDLSSATIRNVMADLEDMGFIAKTHTSSGRIPTDKGYKYYLDELLKIEKLTKQEKENIELSYENRVNELDMLLQHTSSLLSKLTTYAGIAMGPAIIIEKVKKVELVHIDDYMIISIIVLENRTVKTKKVILTNPITKDELAELTEEINERLKVEDLSSTEIENFILGKKKIIPKVAQHYEDDGKLFINNVPSIFRDKNVNEVSEALELFNQRKDIRGIFEHIINTRNTTNGRVEVVFGDELGIKELEDYSFVYSTYSIGDSQGVIGVIGPKRMAYSKTMGLIKYVTQEVNKVINQNQIERKDEIDER; translated from the coding sequence ATGTCTATAACAGAGAGAGAAAAACTCGTATTAAACGCTATAGTAAACTATTACCTCAATTTTGGTGATACTATAGGTTCTAGGACATTGGTAAAAAAATATGGTATTGATCTTTCCTCAGCAACTATTAGAAATGTAATGGCTGATTTAGAAGATATGGGATTTATAGCAAAAACTCATACCTCTTCTGGAAGAATTCCTACTGATAAGGGATATAAATACTATCTTGATGAACTTTTAAAAATAGAGAAACTTACGAAACAGGAGAAAGAAAATATTGAACTTTCTTATGAGAATCGTGTAAATGAATTGGATATGTTATTACAACATACATCTTCACTTCTTTCAAAGTTGACTACATATGCTGGAATAGCAATGGGGCCAGCTATAATAATAGAGAAGGTAAAAAAAGTTGAGTTAGTACATATAGATGATTATATGATAATAAGTATAATCGTTTTAGAAAATAGAACTGTAAAAACTAAAAAGGTAATACTGACAAATCCAATAACTAAAGATGAGTTAGCTGAGCTTACTGAAGAGATAAATGAGAGATTGAAAGTTGAAGATTTAAGTTCAACAGAGATTGAAAATTTTATATTAGGTAAGAAGAAAATTATTCCTAAGGTAGCACAGCATTATGAGGATGATGGGAAGCTATTTATTAATAATGTACCAAGTATATTTAGAGATAAAAATGTAAATGAAGTTTCAGAAGCATTGGAACTATTTAATCAAAGAAAAGATATCAGAGGAATATTTGAGCATATAATAAATACAAGAAATACTACAAATGGAAGAGTAGAGGTAGTATTTGGAGATGAGCTAGGAATAAAGGAACTAGAGGATTATAGCTTTGTATATTCAACATATAGCATTGGAGATTCACAAGGGGTAATCGGAGTAATAGGACCTAAGAGAATGGCTTATTCGAAGACAATGGGACTTATAAAATATGTAACTCAAGAGGTAAATAAGGTAATAAATCAAAATCAGATTGAGAGAAAGGATGAAATTGATGAAAGATAA
- the yajC gene encoding preprotein translocase subunit YajC gives MEQLLGKYGGMILTFAIWIAVFYFLLILPNKKKQKKQQEMLDSIKEGSEIITVGGIKGTVVAVLGDYVEVRVDKGVKITFRKTAISTVLQ, from the coding sequence ATGGAACAATTACTAGGTAAATATGGTGGAATGATACTTACTTTTGCTATATGGATAGCAGTATTCTATTTTCTATTAATATTACCAAATAAAAAGAAACAAAAGAAACAACAAGAGATGTTAGACTCTATAAAAGAAGGATCTGAGATTATTACTGTTGGAGGAATAAAGGGAACAGTAGTAGCAGTATTAGGAGATTATGTAGAAGTAAGAGTAGATAAAGGTGTAAAAATAACTTTTAGAAAAACTGCTATATCAACAGTATTACAATAA
- the grpE gene encoding nucleotide exchange factor GrpE: MKDKIKEMFGKKEEDKKECGCGPECECSCKDEKVEEPKQEDILAQKDEEIGKLKAEVEDWKQSYLRKQAEFQNFTKRKEKEMEELRKFASEKIITKLLDGLDNLERAIAASSATKDFDGLVKGVDMILGQLKGIMESEGVEAIKSEGKYDPMYHHAVMVEDNPEFEDDHIVLELQKGYTMKGKVIRPSMVKVCKKG, from the coding sequence ATGAAAGATAAAATAAAAGAGATGTTTGGAAAAAAAGAAGAAGATAAAAAAGAGTGTGGATGTGGACCTGAATGTGAGTGCTCTTGTAAAGATGAGAAAGTAGAAGAGCCAAAGCAAGAGGATATATTAGCACAAAAAGATGAAGAAATAGGAAAATTAAAGGCTGAAGTAGAGGATTGGAAACAATCATACTTAAGAAAGCAAGCTGAATTCCAAAACTTTACAAAGAGAAAAGAAAAAGAGATGGAAGAACTTAGAAAGTTTGCTTCTGAAAAGATAATAACTAAACTTTTAGATGGACTAGATAACTTAGAGAGAGCTATAGCAGCTTCATCAGCAACTAAAGACTTTGATGGACTAGTAAAAGGAGTAGATATGATACTAGGACAATTAAAAGGAATTATGGAATCTGAGGGAGTAGAGGCTATAAAGTCAGAAGGAAAGTATGACCCTATGTATCATCATGCCGTAATGGTAGAGGATAACCCAGAGTTTGAAGATGATCACATTGTATTAGAGTTACAAAAAGGATATACAATGAAGGGAAAAGTAATCAGACCATCAATGGTTAAAGTTTGTAAAAAAGGATAA